One part of the Apus apus isolate bApuApu2 chromosome 11, bApuApu2.pri.cur, whole genome shotgun sequence genome encodes these proteins:
- the POP4 gene encoding ribonuclease P protein subunit p29 isoform X2, whose product MPKKKDEAIQDILTRKAVVLQHYSKKKTKQKRRKAKGFTAKQRREMRLFEIEPEQQRYAIFLPLHELWKQYIRDLCHGLKPDAQPHMVQGKLLKADLHGAIVTVTKSKCPSYVGITGIVLQEFKHVFKIITKEDKLKVIPKLNNVFSLETDGFISYIYGSKFQLRASERSAKKFKLKGTIDL is encoded by the exons ATGCccaaaaagaaagatgaagcCATCCAGGATATATTAACTCGGAAAGCTGTAGTTCTTCAGCATTATtccaaaaaaaagacaaagcaaaagaggaggaaagcaaaaggtTTTACTGCCAAGCAAAGGCGTGAAATGCGTCTTTTTGAAATTGAACCTGAGCAGCAAAG ATATGCCATCTTTCTACCACTACATGAACTCTGGAAACAATACATCAGAGACCTGTGTCATGGACTTAAACCAGATGC GCAACCACATATGGTTCAGGGCAAACTGCTAAAAGCTGATCTCCATGGAGCTATTGTTACAG tcaCAAAATCTAAGTGCCCCTCTTATGTTGGGATAACAGGAATCGTTCTACAGGAATTTAAACATGTCTTCAAAATTATCACTAAAGAGGACAAATTAAAAG ttaTTCCCAAACTTAACAATGTATTTAGCTTGGAGACTGATGGATTCATTTCCTACATCTATGGAAGCAAGTTCCAGCTTAGAGCAAGTGAGCGGTCTGCAAAAAAATTCAAGTTGAAAGGAACTATTGACCTATAA
- the POP4 gene encoding ribonuclease P protein subunit p29 isoform X1: MEGELYRRLSLGETGEPRLQPQGSEEAKAFVNAFLKRSMPKKKDEAIQDILTRKAVVLQHYSKKKTKQKRRKAKGFTAKQRREMRLFEIEPEQQRYAIFLPLHELWKQYIRDLCHGLKPDAQPHMVQGKLLKADLHGAIVTVTKSKCPSYVGITGIVLQEFKHVFKIITKEDKLKVIPKLNNVFSLETDGFISYIYGSKFQLRASERSAKKFKLKGTIDL, encoded by the exons ATGGAGG GGGAGCTATACCGCCGCCTGTCGTTAGGGGAGACCGGGGAGCCGCGCCTCCAG cCTCAGGGATCAGAAGAGGCAAAAGCGTTTGTTAATGCCTTCCTGAAGCGCAGCATGCccaaaaagaaagatgaagcCATCCAGGATATATTAACTCGGAAAGCTGTAGTTCTTCAGCATTATtccaaaaaaaagacaaagcaaaagaggaggaaagcaaaaggtTTTACTGCCAAGCAAAGGCGTGAAATGCGTCTTTTTGAAATTGAACCTGAGCAGCAAAG ATATGCCATCTTTCTACCACTACATGAACTCTGGAAACAATACATCAGAGACCTGTGTCATGGACTTAAACCAGATGC GCAACCACATATGGTTCAGGGCAAACTGCTAAAAGCTGATCTCCATGGAGCTATTGTTACAG tcaCAAAATCTAAGTGCCCCTCTTATGTTGGGATAACAGGAATCGTTCTACAGGAATTTAAACATGTCTTCAAAATTATCACTAAAGAGGACAAATTAAAAG ttaTTCCCAAACTTAACAATGTATTTAGCTTGGAGACTGATGGATTCATTTCCTACATCTATGGAAGCAAGTTCCAGCTTAGAGCAAGTGAGCGGTCTGCAAAAAAATTCAAGTTGAAAGGAACTATTGACCTATAA